One window of Leucoraja erinacea ecotype New England chromosome 37, Leri_hhj_1, whole genome shotgun sequence genomic DNA carries:
- the LOC129713732 gene encoding probable ATP-dependent RNA helicase DDX17 isoform X3: MRGFGGDRDRGRDRGSSNGPRFGGSSSMGKKFGQPGERLRKKKWDMDELPKFEKNFYVEHPEVVRLTPYDIEDFRRKKEITLKGADCPKPVFQFHHANFPSYVMDVLCSLNFVEPTPIQCQGFPAALSGRDMVGIAQTGSGKTLAYLLPAIVHINHQPFLERGDGPICLVLAPTRELAQQVQLVAEDYGKSSRIKSTCIYGGAPKGPQIRDLERGVEVCIATPGRLIDFLEAGKTNLRRCTYLVLDEADRMLDMGFEPQIRKIVEQIRPDRQTLMWSATWPKEVRQLAEDFLREYVQINVGALELSANHNILQIIDVCQETEKDLKLLHLMEEIMAEKENKTIIFVETKRRCDDLTRRMRRDGWPAMCIHGDKSQPERDWVLNEFRSGKAPILIATDVASRGLGTGLRQGLGMTKRAPRGRGDIHLPPPT, encoded by the exons ATGAGAGGTTTCGGCGGAGACCGCGATCGTGGCCGTGACCGGGGAAG CAGCAATGGCCCACGGTTTGGTGGAAGCTCATCAATGGGAAAGAAGTTTGGTCAGCCCGGAGAACGTCTTAGAAAGAAGAAGTGGGACATGGATGAGCTGCCGAAATTTGAGAAGAATTTCTATGTGGAGCACCCTGAAGTGGTTAGATTAACCCCG TATGATATCGAGGATTTCCGTCGGAAGAAAGAAATTACTTTGAAGGGAGCTGACTGCCCAAAACCAGTGTTCCAGTTTCATCATGCCAATTTTCCTT cttatgtgatggatgttctgTGTTCACTGAATTTTGTGGAGCCGACACCAATACAGTGCCAGGGCTTTCCTGCAGCGCTCAGTGGGCGTGATATGGTTGGAATTGCACAGACTGGATCTGGCAAAACGCTCGCT TACTTATTGCCTGCCATTGTGCATATCAACCACCAGCCATTCCTGGAGCGAGGCGACGGTCCCATT TGCTTGGTGTTGGCACCAACACGTGAGCTGGCACAGCAGGTGCAGCTGGTTGCTGAAGACTATGGGAAATCTTCACGGATAAAGAGTACATGTATTTATGGCGGTGCTCCCAAAGGCCCTCAAATCCGAGACCTGGAGAGAG GAGTGGAAGTCTGCATTGCAACCCCAGGCCGTTTGATTGACTTTTTGGAAGCTGGAAAGACCAATCTTCGTCGTTGCACTTACCTAGTACTTGATGAAGCTGATCGCATGCTGGATATGGGCTTTGAGCCGCAAATTCGCAAAATCGTGGAGCAGATCAGG CCGGATAGACAGACTTTGATGTGGAGTGCCACTTGGCCAAAAGAGGTCCGGCAGCTGGCAGAGGACTTCTTACGGGAATATGTCCAGATCAATGTCGGAGCCCTGGAACTGAGTGCCAATCACAACATCctccaaattattgatgtgtgTCAGGAAACCGAGAAGGACTTGAA GCTGCTCCATCTGATGGAGGAAATTATGgcagagaaagaaaacaaaacgATCATCTTTGTAGAAACTAAACGTCGTTGTGATGACCTGACCCGCAGGATGAGGAGAGACGG CTGGCCGGCAATGTGCATTCATGGAGATAAAAGTCAGCCGGAGAGAGATTGGGTCCTTAatg AATTCCGATCAGGAAAGGCACCCATCCTAATTGCAACTGATGTTGCATCTCGAGGTTTAG GTACAGGCCTGCGGCAAGGCCTAGGCATGACAAAACGAGCaccaagagggagaggagatatCCATCTACCGCCACCTACATAA